One genomic window of Lepeophtheirus salmonis chromosome 5, UVic_Lsal_1.4, whole genome shotgun sequence includes the following:
- the LOC121118127 gene encoding uncharacterized protein translates to MKRSSRRDMNKESLMKQRRWKSELIIAESPELVDVDSPSARFKSNYAKEVVQYVRHNKNLSGRHSHPGYVYKSQSELRIDDYPEERDQMYRSRSNCDLMSLARKNVHIQAELPSKDDHLAWMSATTFKRILDKQEEAELNCNSCGSRKAAYKKGMPVDKRCSENNVDLLKNMNKVRDILNLDVREEHQWTNVCSIIEQKKMLSPNSNGNNDIILSSQMVVRNENGNNYIGECLRLKEQNELLSSEIHDLRKQIKTEKYYENEVENLRNELKSMEKSRKAYESATVRLITLLEHVTMVLLSTSPSHQRLVDRTRAEIAALSQKTGCGIRPELKCISNRTSRPSLKNPIKMKRSQSTSINPQINRPSLNESDQNDSSLPVQLDLSRNDPVFTSPLPSSKSKKYYENIEVFESLYKDTLSGQEWNSMNKTANNDISEETSPKIRFERRRSFKHSAAFKNKISNSTLALDESKNLGKPRTHKIMRSVKWFLAKEKSLSITPHKKVENI, encoded by the exons GTGGATTCCCCTTCTGCTAGATTTAAATCCAACTATGCCAAAGAAGTGGTACAATACGTtcgtcataataaaaatttatctggTCGCCATAGTCATCCCGGATATGTTTATAAGTCTCAGAGTGAACTTCGGATTGAT GACTATCCTGAAGAAAGGGATCAAATGTACAGAAGTAGAAGCAACTGTGACCTTATGTCTCTTGCtagaaaaaatgttcatattcaAGCAGAACTCCCAAGTAAGGACGATCATTTGGCTTGGATGTCTGCTACAACGTTTAAGAGAATATTGGACAAACAAGAGGAAGCGGAGTTAAACTGCAATTCTTGTGGATCTCGTAAAGCAGCTTATAAAAAAGGAATGCCTGTAGATAAACGGTGCTCGGAGAATAATGTTGACCTTTTGAAGAATATGAATAAGGTCagagatattttaaatttggatgtTAGGGAAGAACACCAGTGGACTAATGTTTGCAGtattattgaacaaaagaaaatgttatcTCCCAATTCTAATGGGAACAATGATATAATTCTATCTAGTCAAATGGTTGTTAGAAATGAAAATGGTAATAATTACATAGGAGAATGTCTGAGATTGAAAGAACAAAACGAGCTTCTTTCTTCTGAAATTCATGatttaagaaaacaaattaaaactgAAAAGTACTATGAAAATGAAGTTGAGAATTTGCGAAACGAGCTGAAGTCG ATGGAAAAAAGTCGGAAAGCGTATGAGTCAGCAACGGTTAGGTTAATTACGTTACTTGAGCATGTAACAATGGTCTTACTATCTACTTCTCCTTCACATCAACGTCTCGTAGATCGAACTCGTGCAGAAATTGCTGCCTTGTCTCAAAAAACAGGATGTGGGATTCGTCCTGAATTGAAATGTATATCTAACAGAACATCACGCCCTTCACTCAAAAATCCTATAAAAATGAAACGCTCTCAATCAACTTCAATAAACCCTCAGATCAACCGCCCTTCATTGAACGAATCCGATCAAAATGACTCTTCATTGCCTGTTCAATTAGACTTGAGTCGAAATGATCCTGTTTTCACATCACCCCTTCCTTCGTCAAAATCTAAGAAGTATTACGAAAACATAGAAGTTTTTGAGAGTTTGTACAAAGACACTCTTAGTGGACAAGAATGGAATTCTATGAACAAAACTGCTAACAATGACATAAGTGAAGAAACCAGTCCTAAAATTAGGTTTGAAAGGCGGAGATCCTTTAAACAtag TGCTGCTTTCAAGAATAAGATTAGTAATTCGACATTAGCTTTGGACGAAAGTAAAAACTTGGGAAAGCCAAGAACACATAAAATTATGCGCTCAGTCAAATGGTTTTTAGCTAAAGAAAAATCTCTGAGTATTACTCCACATAAGAAAGtcgaaaatatttga